The genomic DNA tcggcccaactctaacataaatataattgattcccttttctttcaacacggccctgctgggttcacttggttactagagtcaccctataaggTATAGAGTtcactaggtctcgggttcaattcctgcttaaGCTATTTATGTTTCTAGCGTTACAGTTTTATTTATGGGACTAATAATTAgtctaaaataaaaaaactttattagcttttctaaaaaaaacaaaagcttaAAAAgcttgataaataaataaataatgacaATTTATCAGCACACATTTTCAAATACACTTCCCATTTTACCCTTCTaataatctaattttttttcctaCTTTTTACAAgcataacatataacatatgaataacattttataaaatttagttaattttttaataatattttaatatatttgaagaagttaaaataaataatagatagtatatttgaactctttaCAACCTCAGAAATCTACTAAAattaaaatgagtgtaatcggagctttctagTCCACTAGTAAGTTTTGGTCAAACCTCATTGATAGATCTAGAGATCTCAAATTacatccatttcagttcctatggatttctaggATTTCAAAGACtttaaatatgttatccattatttattttgacttttcaaaggtgttaaaatgtaataaggaaaATCGTCAAAAATTTTCACGTTGGGCCATATCAAACCCATATGGAAATTTTTGACAATTATTCCTTTTTACATGTTGATGTGGTGATAAGGGGCCCACCCCGTGGAGGATCACGACCacggtgtaggtcaaagtcaaggtggacCAACGCCCTATATCCTCGGACATTCGAGCAGCCCACTCGCCTGATTGGGATAAAGAAGACTCGATCCAACATCAGTATAGCTCGATAACACACCGAGCATCCTACGCTCCGAAAAGTAAGTATCAAGTATTCGCAAAGGCACGTCGAACGACAACCTCGTTTGGCCTTACATCAATTCTTGAAATCAATAGAGCGAAGTGATGTGATGCGGACTACATTCAGACACATCAATATTATGGCCGAGCAGCTTCCCGACTTGGCCAAGGAGCAGATCCGTCAGGCAAGCACTAATCTCGTTTAGCACATCATCGGAACAAGGGATAGTGGAATGTCTGTCGAGCATCTATCTTGCTCAGCCTAGGGGCAGACAGTGTTCGGACAAGATGAAGGTCGACCGAGCGGCTCTTCCGTTCGGCCCAATAATAGACAAAAGGAGTATCTATTggtatccttttgggagtcagtGCTTCCGACAGACGACATAGTCggcggcatggtcaggcagatgatcgtacgacggaagcttctacggTCATGTCAGAGATATTCTCGGGCTCGTTAAGGTATCGTGTCAAAAACATTTTCTTAACACGTCTTTTCATGGAAATCGTGGAGAAGCTCTCATGGCttaggaagcgtgcacgcgcgctacaggagccctatataaagggaggtccaaGCTTCAGCAGAGGTATGCAATAATCCACTGTTGTTGTTACTGTTTGTTACTTTGCTTTGCTTCCGCACATCGCCGGTGaatgacttgagcatcagagggctagcgttggggaccccttccctggttcggTACGGACGTAGTTGTGGTTGTAGGGTCGAATGGAGTCAACACACGGTCAGCCGGAGCGCCACGTCCCTAGCTTCTGTCGCCTCAACTTTCTTCTTTACTCCATTGtaagggaagaacaaccccaaaacataaagtaaagcatacttacaacccttgatgtgagaagaaggggaagaagggatgcttgccgaggtttccgatgtcttggggatgcctccttgctctggagatggacggaacgtcaagggatggcggtggatgaagctctaagGTTTCCCCcagagagggacgaagtcccgaaccaaagatgcccCCAAGAATAGGGTTATTGACCCTTTTATAAGTTAGGGCACGGGCGCCTCATGGCCCGTGCCACGGTCGTGCGGGATTCGCACGGCCAACTGCTTCCTCTcttcgggttgagtggcacggctgtgcgagatccacacggccatgcgagATCCGCACAGCCGTGTCTTTCTTCTACTCTGGTCGCGCTACATGGtagtgccaattggcacgaccgtgccttccTTTGCCTCTGGCCATGCTGCACGGCCATGCGAATTGGCATGGTTGTGCCTTCCTTTGCCTCTGGTTACACCGCACGGCCGTGCagaattggcacggccgtgcatcaAGGCTTTGTAGACTTGTAGATCATTTTAGCACATCTTAACGTGATATTCTTGAGTtgaggtcttcatcaaagttgtagatcttgaagttatctacaaattggTATAAAGAATAGCCCAAAACTctaaccgagcacaaagttatgaccattttacttttggtctgtaGTGCTGAAAAttccacacggccttcacacgaccgtgtgacattCACACGGCCTCAACACGCCCCCAACACGGCCTTCACACGACTGTGTGGTCTCCGCATGGCCAGAACTTGGAAGAAGTTAGTTTTCGCATGCCCGTGACACTCtgaaagctctagacttcatttaagctccatttttgctccaaatcacgtcctatcaatcaaaacaagcaaagagtagatatccgaacaaaatataatggaagtatgacattataatgaaatagggtgcaataaacatagattatgctaatgaaatgcaagtagatgtgcgtcaaagcatgcataaaagtatatataatctacgcatatcacacccccagacttaaacctttgcttgtcctcaagcaaaacccacaatctagattcatgtggttagttgacatgtaataatccctaatgaatcaatataaacctatcatatagtttcattgatgagcatgatacaaaaattattcGAGTGTGGCATAAGTAAAAGTTCTCCATGCTCAGTGCAATAAGTGGCCTAACTTTTTCAAGTATCAATCTCTAAGCTTAGTCAATTTTCCATTTAACCGTGTTCCTCATACTtccggcgataggcacttacTGTAACGCCCGCTCTCCCACTGCttaggagggacggggttacttacagtcatacgtgcatgcatacatataaaatcatgacAGTGGAaacagttatttatttatttattttctacactaatcatcatgcttatcatattgaacatgtagacatactagtattcatgcatacaacttaattaatatcaactacttgaaacatgattcatgatatcataagcatactagcatgaaacatggagaacataagtgcataactatccatactagttcaagtactttcaaagcataaagacaacacatAGTTCATATGTAAACTTAGAACATAAAAGCATaaagcagttttcttccaccgtgccactgccacacacactcttgcccttcttgctgctcctcttagttttgccattcctttcctttttctgcagtacaaggaaacataaaaattataagcccataggcttagtaagcccctttcctactcacaaaaatcatgaatcatgcatgaacataaagtggtaacatgttcatttggtaaatcataacataacaggtgagagcataaacataaagtcatatcatatcatgtgagagcataaacataaagtcatatcatatcatgtgagagcataagatcatctcataacatgtgagagcataaacttaaagcagtaacatgatcatataagcatcatagacatatttttaagagcatcttaagtaagcataaaggaaaccatataacataaacttgtagatgcaatatgttcttttgaaaacatgtatcatgaaatgagtatatgcaagatgtccttttgaaaacattatcatatacatacttaaatataatctcaacatgagggcccggcttataccacatacatacataaatgcgcgcatcctaaatagatccaaggtagctaatcttgaacctactaggaactaggcccgtttcatagaccatcgacctaggggcaacttaggagcccatcccttttactaggcccgtttcatagaccatcgacctaggggcgcttgtggagcccacccttatgtcatatatgatcatgctcttatttccctactgagactgtatacctttgatcgcTTTACACTTTTATCCATGTGTTACCATTTCTCTATTTTTCGCGGAGTCACCTGGACTCACCACCcctatatatattttctttcccaGGTAGCAAATAGATGTTTGTAGAGTCGCTTGGAGGATCCTGACTGCCAGTCCTATATCACATCGGAGGCCAATTTCTAGTTTTAGCGTCTGCTTTATTTGCATTTTGATTTTCGGACTCGGTATATAATAATTGTCTTGCTCTTGGTTTGAGTCATGTAGTTACTCGTATTCATTGTTGGGTTTTATGGTTGTGTAAGTTATGCCGGTAGGCAACCTGTCAGTTTTTCACTTGTGTGGTTTGTGTTTGTATCAACCATGTAGGCTATGCAattatttttattcttccgctatGTTGATCTCCAGCCATGTCCGATGTATTATTATGTCTTGTTGattccagtcgtgtgggctgaGAGCATTATGTGTATATAATCTTATAGCTATGTATtcatgtttcatattgtcactgttATGAAGGAGATGTTCAATTTTTATCGAATAACTTTACTCTCAGAGCATAATAATTTATCAATCAAGGGACATAGCCTCACTCTCAGTTTAGTGCCGGCTATCATTTAGATAAATTCTTCTTCTATATGTTCTTTTCATTGCTGCTAATATTTTGATGAGTTTATGTTGTACAGGACCCTTGTCTTTTCcagaatgtttaattttcttctcgtAAGTTCTTCGTTCGCATGTATAATTATATAGACAATCTTAATGGTCAGACTTGGAAGCAgtcaaaaatgaaaaataaaaactgaAAGTGTGAGGCTATGtagtcttcttcttttcttcttattttaAGTCTAAGATACGATAGAGTACGATATGCGATACACATGTTAGGTATAGAATAATCAATATTGTTGATTTTATGCACATGTTTTTTCGATAAAGTggaattgtaaaaaattaaaagttaactTTGAAAGACTAATTAAGAAATATTTGAAAACTAGTTGAGTTTAAAAGTCCATTAGCCCTAGTCTTGTGAATGATGATTATGATTTTTTatctctataatttttaatactaaattatatatatatatatatatatatatatatataaaattatcgtTATTTGTTATGTTCAAAGGATGTTTACATATCTCTACAaaggtatgatattgtccactttggatcaccctcatgattttatttttggattttcttCAAAAGATCTCATACTAATTGAGATATCTtacattcttttaaaatcatgatcttTATCGAATCTTTTTAATATGAGACTTTAATTGAATCCCAATAATCCTCCCTTCAagcgaaggaccacaattactcttatGATTCAGATCTCTCCGCgagtacccaatcatcttgatcTATCCCATGCTCACTCTTAACTTCATTCAAAGTTATCTCACATGACATCTTATCTAAATTTTGACTTTAATATTATTTACTGTGCTCTAAGGATGTTCACAAAACTTGACATTACTCTAAGAGGGCTTTAGATTCATGAATGACCATTTTGGAAGATCGAAATAATTTTAACTGAGTCTCCAAGGGAAAGGTTTCTTGACCAGTACTTGATAGAGCATACATTTACATTTGTAGCATTAATTTGTTGTTGTCTAGGACAATTAATcatgtttttcttttaaaattcctACTCAGCATTTGTTTAAACGTCAATCTACCTCTTTCTACAAGTGATATATCTAACCTATTTAAATTTTCTTCAagaccaatcatatttttgagtAAAATATCTTCTTTGCATTTTAAACATTAATATTATCCACTCTTCTTAAAAATCggcctaggtggatgtctaagcGCTAAGCGTTGATTAACTGTATCGAAAGTATGCTAGTCGGTCAACTTTAGAGGCCCTAAGCATAGActaaaaaagagaggaaaaaaggaATGTCGATATCCTTGTAAAAGATACTTCAAATGTATAAGATTGGATTGTGAAGAGTGAGGAAAATGAAGAAGTTGAATTAGATTCTGGGATCACTTAGTAAATGATTGATGAAGTAACTAGAGTAGATATAAATCTACAACCCTGAAGAAgttctagagtgagagaactttaTGAGAATGATTTTATATTCGAAAAAGAAGAGAtggatcacaataatgatattgagtttgtgtccgacgAAAAATAAATTGTTGAAAATTATTAAGGAGAATAAAgttgtgatattttattaattatgtaattttaaactcattttaaatttgatgttattatgttagaattatataatataatttattatataatttatattgatcTAGCGACGTCTAATCCTCATTTAGACGGCCTAAGCGTTAGATGCTAATTTAACGCTTGATTAATGCCGAGCGAATTTTAGAACATTACTATTCTCCCTTTCCATTCTTATTAACTATGTCATGATCCCTCGCAGATTCTTATGATattctcatttttctattttctGGTATAGGGATTGCCATTTATTGCTACAGCAACATTCCTGCAGTAACGTAAAGTTTTATTAGTTACACGTCCTAACTTTTTGTGTTGGTCAAGAGTGTAAACTTTTTTTATATAGTGGGGCAAGCTTACTCTGCATGAATAAATTTATTTGCTTTTTTAAAAGGAATACTATTTCTCTTCCACAATTTATGATACAATTTAAGAAGTAGAAGTGGACAATGTCTTGCTTCCAGAACCTAAGCCTACTCAATTTCCCTCTCAATTTTTCTTGAGATTGTAACAATTTGCACCACCAAAAAAGAACAAAATAGGCACATATTAAAGGAATCTTTTCTTACATATTACATGCAAAATGGCAAGTCACCTTGTTCAGTCTGGATTCTTCCTTTAGTTCTTTAAGCAGAGAAGATAATATGCATTTACTCAACCACAATCATCTTTTGAAGTTTCATACCCTCTGATGCGTTTCCGTTTCCTCCGAGATATGATAAAGTCTTCAATTCTTTGTTTCAGCTCTATGTTTGGTATTAACATGTCTTGAGTCAGATGAGAACGGGTGAATGGATCGGTCTGGGCTTACAAGACaatattttagtttttcattATCAGATATGAGAAAGAAAATGATTGATGATAGGAAAACTATACATTGCCATTCAGCAAGTGGCTTTGGATAACTGGCCGGTCTACTGATTGTCTTGATAAAGGTAGAATGACAGGATCTCTCATCAGTGTATACTAAACAAAAGTGATAATGTTGGTCAGCATCACAGGGAGAAAATTCGTAAAATGTTCACTGTGTAAAAGCTAGATTAAGATTTTTTGGGGGACTCAGGAGGTTATACCAGTATcgggtcaagaaattcatctggaaTCTCTCCAAGAATAGCCTCATCAGCTTTGAGACCAAGCTCAACAAACTCTTTGATTACCTTACCAGCTTTATCAATCTTCCCGAAAATATCATCAtcatcagcagcagcagcagcagcagatgTAAACAGCTGTTCCATTTATAAAACTTCAGAAAACATAATACTATATGAATCATGGATGGAAAAGATTGATTCACAAGGCATCCTTATACATGCAAGACAACTATGCATAGGAGATACCTTTTCATTGTATGACCGTCCATCCTTCGAGATTGCAGTAGGGAACACATTCAATTTGTCACCTCTTGCAATATGAACATAAATCTTGACAATCTTTAACAACAAATTCACAACAATTAATCAACAATGAAATTTAAGATTAAACAAAAAGTCAAATGGACATATCACTAACTTGTCTTAGCAACTGTCTGCATCtatatctatatttttcaggATCTTTTACATCGGGAAACCTCCGTTGAGGACTAGTAAGTTGCAAGAGAAAATAATTTAGCAGGATAGCTACCCTTTCAACCTgaaaaagataaaggaaagaattAAATTAACCCAACAATAATTGTCCGATGATAGTAAAATCATAAGAAACAACAATAACATGTAAGGTTGAAACAGTTTAAAGATCTTTagtttcaacttttgaaattgcTGGAACTTAGTCTTGAATAATCCAAAGCTGCAACTCAATTACAATAATATTACTCTTTGAGGATGTAATATAAAACATATtagttataaatttatattagttTCTCTAAAGAGGGCAAAATTAATATTCTAAGAAAACAAGGCATGGAAGATGAGACAACAATCTTCCCATGTGCGGATGTTGAATGCATCTTTTGTACTTATTTAAGTAAATATTGAAATGTCTAGAATAGAATAGATGTATCACCATTTCTGGAAGCAGGAAGTGTGCAGGAATTTGTTCAGATATGAATGCAAGCATACCAATATTTCCAATGGCCAACTTCATATCAGATTCGACAATCTGAAATGTCAAGTTTCACAAGTACATTAAAACTCACGTGTAACATATGGAGTTATTTGTAAGAGCAAGTTTGTGAGTAATGATAATAATTCAGAATATCAATAAATGAAGAAATCTCACATTTTCTTGTGAATAAAAAAGTCTCGTTATCTCTGTCCTCTCCTCTAAAGATCTCTGTTCCCATTCTGCAGAATTTGTCATTTCGACTTCTATTTCTTTGAGCTgatggatatttttttttaaactctcatCAAGAAGATACATACTATCATTGATAAgcaaattcaaaaaattcaaatgCATTTCATTCTCCTCCCTAACAATCTGCACCATAATTATATGATATATTAGTTTGATCTGTAAGCAACTGTAAAATGTGCTATTAGTGATCATAGtcttataaatataaataaataaataaattcataacTACAAGACATGTTTACCTGTCTCCATGCATTGAGATGTCTAGGAACATTCCACAAATACTCTAAAAGTTCATAAATATTTTCACGAACGGTGAATTTATTAGATAACAACTGCACAACAAGGATAAATGCAAAAAACAACAAATGGAAAGTGATTTAGAGAAAATGTCTCAAAATAATAAAACCCATGAAACAATTTCTAGAAGATGAatatgactatatatatatatatagagagagagagagagagagaaagagatacCTGTGTATGTGCAACATAAACTTTAAGAAGATTTCTAACAAGATAGTCAAGGGGCAACTGGTGTCCTTCAAAAAGAGTAGCAGAAAGCCCACTATAAGAATTAGAAAATTGTAAATGGTGTTCAATCttagaaagaaattaaattaaaaaaactgaATTTCCAACCTTTTGTTTGGTATCCAACGATTTAGTACTTCAACCATTTTAGCTCTCAGATAAGGGTTCTTAACATAAGCATTGCTCGCCATGAACATAATTATGAAATTCAAGAAATCCTGGCAATGATATGAACAATAATGGTTTTAGGTTCTTAATGTACAATGTATCAATTATTGAAAATTAAAGAATTAACTATGGAAGAAACTCACCAAGACAACCCCTTTAGAAACCTCTGGAATTCCAAAAGTTATCCCCAATAAGTCCATAGCATCATCGACAAAATGTTCTGGAATGCATGCAAATTTCATAGGGCAGGTTGATGGCAGAGGCATCTTAAACCCACCAACAAAATTCACCAACCAGATAATAACCAATTTGTAGAAGGTCGATGCCTGTCCTAGCAATGTATAATCCTTGAGCACAATGATAAGAAATTGGCATTAAGATCGTCTTTCCATGAACAGGTAAAGTTTTACTATAGAATAAGTAAAAGATGCAACTGTTAAGTCTTTACCAACAAAATTAAAGAGCACGTTtaaacaaaaaatgtaaaattatggCTAATTTGAGCTATGATAttggtaaaataaaaaaattaaaaacaaaaaattaataaGTTTGGGAAGAACCCCAAGAATTGAATATGAAGAAACAAGACTGATctcaaattaaaaaatagaaaaaagaacaATAAAGAAAATCACATTTAATTAAATCAAGTTTCACTGACAAAAATAAATCTCCAATATTTAAATGATGGTCTGTTTGTAAAGACCCATGTTAAGGATAAACAACATAAATTTTCCTTAAAGTTTGTCAATGACTTAGCAACGATAAGTCAGATAAAAGAACAATTGCTAACATTTAAGATTATCTTTACTTGGCTTGAGAGGAGCGGAGAGGAGAGAAGAGGGAGAAATAATATATCATCGCTGCTAAAATCTTCTTTGTAAATGCAAAAGGGAGGATGTCAAGGGTAAATGgacaaatttatcctcaaatgttgTTGACTTTGTCGAACCCTTGTTTGACACATGTACCTACACAGGGCAACAGCCTCAACTGCACTGTGCAAGCCCAATGGTTGTTCCCAACACAAAAGCATAGTGAGCTTGCTTACACCTTGGACACCTGATGTCAACAACTTGGCACTTGTCCTGCCTATGCCCATGGGCAATGACCATCACCAGATGCCCATGTCTGCCTAAACCAAGGGAAAATTaaacttttccttttctttgcCAAAACATGTTATAATTTTGGGCTGACATGGTTTTGAGCTAAAATTGATACACAGGTTTCTCATCCTCCCTATAGAAATTATGTAGGTACACAAGGGAGAGCTCCTCAATTTCAATGCTTTCTTCTACAATCCTCTCCTCTCAACCTGTGTAAATAGTACTAAGGGATATCTTTGCGCACAAACCCATTCCACAAAGAAGAACCATTGGCCATCcattccattatttatttcaaatgaGGTAAGAAGGGAAGGGTGAACCAAGCCTTTTCACAAAGTCATTTTGGGAGCATTTTGGTTCTGTCCAAAATCAGGCAGAAACAAAGAATCACGGCAGAAGAAACTGTGAACAGACTTGTCTACCCTCCCTTCACTTCATTCAGTAACCTTGCATCCCGCGTCCCATGTCATGCATTCAACATTCATCCCGATTGCTTTCTTGTGTTGACATTTTGTTCCACATCCAACATCTAACCCACTTGTGTACAACCTTGTCTACCATCCCCTCCAACTAAAAGGATTACTTAGTCAAAGTAGGCAACATAGTGGTGGTTGTACCACCATAGGAGAAGGGCAAGGGAGACTCCTTTGTTGAACTCAAACAAAAAGGGTGATTAGGAAAAAATGGTAGTGGTGAAAACCGCATCACCAAGGTCACAGTCACCGGCAACTAGTAACACGGACCCTGAACAAGAACAATTGCTCCTAGAACCATAGTATTTGAGCTAGAGCGTGCTAAGGAAGTTTGAGTGGTCGCTATTTCAATGGAGTCCAACAAAGAAGCAAAATGAGAAGGTGATGCAAGAACACACATGAATGATGTGAGAAAGACGAGAATTAGGAATGCTATCTCATAATTTCTCTTCTTCACGCCCATtccatcttcctcttcctcttacccaagaaatttattttcttatcttCCCACCTCCTCTTGCCCCCCTTTTCACTTTTCTTCTTTGCCTCGTTCCTTCTTATGGTGTAAACAAAGCTGGAAACTTGTAAAATATATAACAATCTCAAGATGAAAACAGGTTATTAATCTGGTTTATTTTAATGcagattattttcaaaattccttCATCTCTACTCTAGTCCACCACATCTCAACTATGGGATTTAACCTTACTCTAAACTTCAAAGGAGGGAAGGAATTAACCAGGATGATTGACACTAGCACTTGACGCCGGCAACATGTGTCATTCTAACTGCGACTAAAACCTTGATAACTGTATATGTTGAACTTGCAACAACAACATATCTGtcctctttcttctttcttctttcttctttcttcttcctcatcctatTTGCTCTTCTCTCAAAGGTTAAATGACAGTAATGTTCATTTTGATAAATTGTATTCTTCGATTGTTAACAATAACTGTTGTGGGCTATTGCTGTGTACTGTTGAATCAAAAGAATGAACTCCATCAGGAACAAACTACAAGATATGGTAGCAATCTTTTGTTAGAATCATTAACTATCAAGCATAAATTATATGTACAAGTCTAAGTGTCTTGAGTGACATTCACAATTCTCTCCATTAGCAGccctttttaattttataaattactaGATAATATTAGATAAATGTTGTCGAACTTGAACCAAAGAATCAAGCCTATCAATGAAGCTAGcaaatagaaaaagaaagaaagaaatgtaaaaaaaaacaagGCAAAAGTTTGTCTACACAATAAATTTTATAGAAACTTGTGAATGACAAAAACTATAGCAAAACATAAGAAATTGATAGGTCAAACATACTTGAAAAATTTGAACTTCGTAACTTGACTTGGATTGTGACAATATACCAATTTCTTTCTCCAGATATTTTATATTTGCATCCAATAGTGGAGAAGCTCCTTGTTCCCTCATGCCTTTGAGGATAGTCCGGTCTTTTTCATAACTTCCCAGTTTCTATAAAAGTTTAAGAGAGAGAAAGGTTACTTAACAGCTTCACAAAGAAATAGAATAGAAATTCACTAGCTAGCTCAACCATCTTTGCTGGGTTAGAGATGTGAACACAAATGCTTAAATGTACTCCATATACTGGTACAACAAGAGCTTCGAAAAAAAAGCTTAGTACGTCACAATATTGATGATATTTATAGGTCCACTGGTGCATGAAATACCTAACTTTGGATAGATTGTGATTTTAATAAATATGTAGGTATGTTACAGAACCATACCAACACTCAGTATATAAATGCATATTTTGTAGTTCatttattatttgttttaaatcatattttattgttaTAATTTTAGCATACTATGGTCCAAGAGAACTCTATAAAACATTGTCAAAAATCATGAAGCATAGTGACTGTTAATAGGGCTTTTAAACTATACACTAGCAACCAAAGATCCCACAGAAAGAAAGATTACCTAACATCACCTTCAAAGTTGTAAAGCAATGTAGGCTAATTCAGTGTTGCATCAGGATAAATATATTCTTAAATCTTAATATACTTGAACATTCATTTTTCTCCTAGAATATAGTCTCGACTAATCAagatcaaaacttaaatttcttaTATGCCCCTTTGTCGTTACTATCACTTGTATGTAGACAACATTCTCAAGAAAAAGATATAACACAATGTTTGTCTACAAGTATGAAGTTCAAATGAGCAATATATGTCAAAATTAA from Zingiber officinale cultivar Zhangliang chromosome 4A, Zo_v1.1, whole genome shotgun sequence includes the following:
- the LOC121972202 gene encoding probable ubiquitin conjugation factor E4 isoform X2; amino-acid sequence: MAANMRSIQEIVDIILRKIFLVVLQQPSKNDPNIVFLALTAAKILSEGKALFLSCTMMDRVLIDRLSGDFPSTEPPFRYLVGCYRRACDELKRVVLMKNASFRSEIESEIKQARKLVISYCRLHTRNMFKTPGQQVTSVTSDLMSMIFAEVSTHMDEFGDDTLGDDTLGRGFDNPPGFIKEFFRDGDDDSMELVLQDLFEKLRQSVDGISPLGNFQQPMRALLLLIEYPNNAKILVNHPRWIPKNTNLPIGEGRMIEMESILGAFLRISALPDSKEFKSTTDVGQQCFSEASNHRLAYSSSFTTIKKVMNILYDDLVVVFHKLLNNQDTQERVLEYLAEVIKKNSARSRMQVDPLSSASSGMFVNLSSVMLRLCGPLLDGSVEWREQIDPKFLFHNTRLDFRQLTALHASSEEVSAWLEEENSSKDNHELEAQEGTSSGTRKEKYSLTCECFFMTARVLNLGLMKAIYEIKHLNEKLGSYEKDRTILKGMREQGASPLLDANIKYLEKEIGILSQSKSSYEVQIFQASTFYKLVIIWLVNFVGGFKMPLPSTCPMKFACIPEHFVDDAMDLLGITFGIPEVSKGVVLDFLNFIIMFMASNAYVKNPYLRAKMVEVLNRWIPNKSGLSATLFEGHQLPLDYLVRNLLKVYVAHTQLLSNKFTVRENIYELLEYLWNVPRHLNAWRQIVREENEMHLNFLNLLINDSMYLLDESLKKNIHQLKEIEVEMTNSAEWEQRSLEERTEITRLFYSQENIVESDMKLAIGNIGMLAFISEQIPAHFLLPEMVERVAILLNYFLLQLTSPQRRFPDVKDPEKYRYRCRQLLRQIVKIYVHIARGDKLNVFPTAISKDGRSYNEKLFTSAAAAAADDDDIFGKIDKAGKVIKEFVELGLKADEAILGEIPDEFLDPILYTLMRDPVILPLSRQSVDRPVIQSHLLNGNTDPFTRSHLTQDMLIPNIELKQRIEDFIISRRKRKRIRGYETSKDDCG
- the LOC121972202 gene encoding probable ubiquitin conjugation factor E4 isoform X1: MAANMRSIQEIVDIILRKIFLVVLQQPSKNDPNIVFLALTAAKILSEGKALFLSCTMMDRVLIDRLSGDFPSTEPPFRYLVGCYRRACDELKRVVLMKNASFRSEIESEIKQARKLVISYCRLHTRNMFKTPGQQVTSVTSDLMSMIFAEVSTHMDEFGDDTLGDDTLGRGFDNPPGFIKEFFRDGDDDSMELVLQDLFEKLRQSVDGISPLGNFQQPMRALLLLIEYPNNAKILVNHPRWIPKNTNLPIGEGRMIEMESILGAFLRISALPDSKEFKSTTDVGQQCFSEASNHRLAYSSSFTTIKKVMNILYDDLVVVFHKLLNNQDTQERVLEYLAEVIKKNSARSRMQVDPLSSASSGMFVNLSSVMLRLCGPLLDGSVEWREQIDPKFLFHNTRLDFRQLTALHASSEEVSAWLEEENSSKDNHELEAQEGTSSGTRKEKYSLTCECFFMTARVLNLGLMKAIYEIKHLNEKLGSYEKDRTILKGMREQGASPLLDANIKYLEKEIGILSQSKSSYEVQIFQDYTLLGQASTFYKLVIIWLVNFVGGFKMPLPSTCPMKFACIPEHFVDDAMDLLGITFGIPEVSKGVVLDFLNFIIMFMASNAYVKNPYLRAKMVEVLNRWIPNKSGLSATLFEGHQLPLDYLVRNLLKVYVAHTQLLSNKFTVRENIYELLEYLWNVPRHLNAWRQIVREENEMHLNFLNLLINDSMYLLDESLKKNIHQLKEIEVEMTNSAEWEQRSLEERTEITRLFYSQENIVESDMKLAIGNIGMLAFISEQIPAHFLLPEMVERVAILLNYFLLQLTSPQRRFPDVKDPEKYRYRCRQLLRQIVKIYVHIARGDKLNVFPTAISKDGRSYNEKLFTSAAAAAADDDDIFGKIDKAGKVIKEFVELGLKADEAILGEIPDEFLDPILYTLMRDPVILPLSRQSVDRPVIQSHLLNGNTDPFTRSHLTQDMLIPNIELKQRIEDFIISRRKRKRIRGYETSKDDCG